From Quadrisphaera sp. DSM 44207, the proteins below share one genomic window:
- a CDS encoding FmdB family zinc ribbon protein, protein MPTYAYTCTDCGHGLEVRQSFTDEALTECPACSGRLRKVFNSVGVVFKGSGFYRTDSRGAGAKDGDGGSGGDGAKGADGGAAASNGSSSPSSSTGSTGSSGSSGSSGSSGSGSSGSSSSASTGSAAST, encoded by the coding sequence GTGCCGACGTACGCCTACACCTGCACCGACTGCGGCCACGGCCTGGAGGTGCGGCAGTCCTTCACCGACGAGGCCCTGACCGAGTGCCCCGCCTGCTCCGGGCGCCTGCGCAAGGTCTTCAACAGCGTGGGCGTCGTCTTCAAGGGCAGCGGCTTCTACCGCACCGACTCGCGCGGTGCGGGCGCCAAGGACGGGGACGGCGGCTCCGGTGGGGACGGCGCGAAGGGCGCCGACGGCGGCGCGGCCGCGAGCAACGGCTCGTCGAGCCCGTCCAGCTCGACGGGCTCGACCGGCTCCTCGGGCTCGTCCGGCTCCTCGGGCTCGTCCGGCTCGGGGTCCTCGGGGTCGTCCAGCAGCGCGTCGACCGGGTCGGCGGCGTCGACGTGA
- a CDS encoding ATP-binding protein, producing the protein MRGEPVDDGARGGPVGADSPAAGEERARAIAPPVLTDALAVWRRELAGLGGPEPLMSFRDLHEGSLDLSTAHPSGIAMFLAGRPTRLSHMFREPGVLGDTRRRARAIRQAAAALSDEHGLRACVLAVGLASWRDAETGDVVSTPVLLRPLELRPRGSGQVDYELDLGGAVRTNPALVRELQRRGVAVDPQALAALAGHQHGFDPTPTLERLRTLTRLQAPGVEIRTALLVTALVDVAPALVAELDRSAAALAECDVALALAGDPAARVRLQEQDAALPPAAPGDGSAAADLRVLALDPHQRRVLDAVLAGASLRVEAGPGTGATQLVAAAVAALAGSGRRVLLVPGQQVEAEDVARRLAGLGLADLVGDPAGALDARATGPLARVHAEPERLARPDRDPAAELRAHHRALHAVREPWGVSALDALHALTALEGPPTGVRLSALALRQLDAQACDQAAEQLAEAIELGALTVHTGDSPWAGASLTRSEDAAAALSTVRALHDHLVPSLRAQAAALAAASGLRAPQSVVECADQLQLLTAVREDLDLFTPAVFERPLDDLLDATASSSDRGERGVRMGILERRRLERAARELLRPGVLPQDLHAALAAAEASRRAWTAWQDPEAAGLLPAVPQGVPAAEVACTEVVDHLAWLQQVLAPTAGGGDLLATPWEALLQRLETLAGDDSALVDLPRRTSLVRQLRARGLGPLLEDLRERQVPAQDAPRELLRVWWRSVLDAVLAEEPVLAGLDPGRRAEVVAALAADERRRVAAAVRRVRDATALAGAPPCRVCSPLALPHDVPPSERQDVVVLVAAHRTGVPEAVLAVASARQVVVVGDPGGLPPAPVAPRPGTTAVSSRDSVFSALAGVLPTLELDHQHRMPAQLAELARLVPGARTGSSAVPAAPGSAAARLDLVAEPTGRPDEEGVVESPEGEVARVVELVTEHARTRPSESLAVIALTRPHARRIADALRAVLPERPDLARYLSGADAGQRGLRPPEPFVVTDVERCADTVRDAVVVSVGFGITPLGRFVHRLGPLDEPEGHRRLAVALTRARLRLTVVSCVAGSALDEGRLRSDGGLALRRVLLALEAADAAARAGAERARAGGSDVHPLAAEAADPLLARLAQRLSARGLRARPGASVPDLVVQPGRGESPAVAVITDLPDAPDDADPGAGGDLLHRELLLPEELARFGWRTVRLGAVDLFADPDAAARRVQRELEAVRPSSPASGPVVPDEALLAPPGDGAAAAEQEPGAPVPAGAEEPDDAGGGPLEPGPDGADPGDAGPDRLGSTGHGQDAHGQDGHGQDGHGQDGGGAAASGQVDLTVGSADARPSRESVR; encoded by the coding sequence GTGCGCGGTGAGCCGGTGGACGACGGGGCCCGGGGCGGTCCCGTCGGCGCCGACAGCCCTGCAGCGGGCGAGGAGCGGGCGCGCGCCATCGCGCCGCCGGTGCTGACCGACGCGCTCGCCGTGTGGCGCCGCGAGCTGGCCGGCCTCGGGGGCCCGGAGCCGCTGATGAGCTTCCGCGACCTGCACGAGGGCTCGCTCGACCTCTCCACGGCCCACCCATCGGGCATCGCGATGTTCCTCGCCGGGCGCCCGACGCGGCTGTCGCACATGTTCCGCGAGCCGGGCGTGCTGGGCGACACGCGCCGGCGCGCCCGCGCGATCCGGCAGGCCGCCGCGGCCCTGAGCGACGAGCACGGTCTGCGCGCGTGCGTGCTCGCCGTCGGCCTGGCCTCCTGGCGCGACGCCGAGACCGGGGACGTCGTGAGCACCCCGGTGCTGCTGCGGCCCCTGGAGCTGCGCCCGCGCGGCTCCGGGCAGGTCGACTACGAGCTCGACCTCGGCGGCGCCGTGCGCACCAACCCCGCCCTCGTGCGGGAGCTGCAGCGGCGCGGCGTGGCCGTGGACCCGCAGGCCCTCGCCGCCCTCGCCGGCCACCAGCACGGCTTCGACCCCACCCCCACGCTGGAGCGCCTGCGCACCCTCACGCGCCTGCAGGCGCCCGGCGTGGAGATCCGCACCGCCCTGCTCGTGACGGCCCTGGTGGACGTCGCCCCCGCGCTCGTGGCGGAGCTGGACCGCTCGGCCGCCGCGCTGGCCGAGTGCGACGTCGCCCTGGCGCTGGCGGGGGACCCGGCGGCCCGGGTGCGGCTGCAGGAGCAGGACGCCGCGCTGCCACCGGCGGCGCCGGGCGACGGCTCCGCGGCGGCCGACCTGCGGGTCCTCGCCCTCGACCCGCACCAGCGGCGCGTGCTGGACGCCGTCCTGGCCGGGGCGTCGCTGCGCGTGGAGGCCGGCCCCGGCACGGGCGCGACCCAGCTGGTCGCGGCGGCCGTGGCGGCCCTCGCCGGCTCCGGGCGGCGCGTGCTGCTCGTGCCCGGGCAGCAGGTGGAGGCCGAGGACGTCGCGCGCCGCCTCGCCGGCCTGGGCCTGGCCGACCTCGTCGGCGACCCCGCCGGGGCGCTCGACGCCCGCGCCACCGGCCCGCTGGCCCGGGTGCACGCCGAGCCGGAGCGCCTCGCGCGCCCCGACCGCGACCCCGCCGCGGAGCTGCGCGCCCACCACCGGGCCCTGCACGCCGTGCGCGAGCCGTGGGGGGTCAGCGCGCTCGACGCGCTGCACGCCCTGACCGCCCTGGAGGGCCCGCCCACCGGCGTGCGCCTGTCCGCGCTGGCGCTGCGCCAGCTGGACGCGCAGGCGTGCGACCAGGCCGCCGAGCAGCTGGCCGAGGCCATCGAGCTCGGCGCGCTGACCGTGCACACCGGCGACAGCCCGTGGGCCGGCGCGTCCCTGACCCGCAGCGAGGACGCCGCCGCGGCGCTGTCGACCGTGCGCGCCCTCCACGACCACCTCGTGCCCTCGCTGCGCGCCCAGGCCGCCGCGCTGGCCGCAGCCAGCGGCCTGCGCGCGCCGCAGTCCGTCGTCGAGTGCGCCGACCAGCTGCAGCTGCTCACCGCCGTGCGCGAGGACCTCGACCTGTTCACCCCGGCGGTCTTCGAGCGGCCCCTGGACGACCTGCTCGACGCCACCGCCTCCAGCTCCGACCGCGGCGAGCGGGGCGTGCGCATGGGCATCCTCGAGCGGCGCCGCCTGGAGCGGGCCGCGCGCGAGCTGCTGCGCCCCGGCGTCCTGCCGCAGGACCTGCACGCGGCGCTCGCGGCGGCCGAGGCCAGCCGCCGGGCGTGGACGGCCTGGCAGGACCCGGAGGCCGCCGGCCTGCTGCCCGCGGTGCCGCAGGGCGTGCCCGCCGCGGAGGTCGCCTGCACCGAGGTCGTCGACCACCTGGCGTGGCTGCAGCAGGTGCTCGCGCCCACGGCCGGCGGCGGGGACCTGCTCGCCACCCCCTGGGAGGCGCTGCTGCAGCGGCTGGAGACCCTCGCCGGGGACGACAGCGCCCTGGTGGACCTGCCGCGCCGCACCTCCCTGGTGCGCCAGCTGCGCGCCCGCGGGCTGGGCCCGCTGCTGGAGGACCTGCGCGAGCGCCAGGTGCCGGCGCAGGACGCCCCCCGCGAGCTGCTGCGCGTGTGGTGGCGCTCGGTGCTCGACGCCGTCCTGGCCGAGGAGCCCGTGCTGGCGGGCCTGGACCCGGGCCGGCGCGCCGAGGTCGTCGCGGCGCTCGCCGCCGACGAGCGCCGCCGCGTCGCGGCCGCCGTGCGCCGGGTGCGCGACGCCACGGCGCTCGCGGGCGCGCCGCCGTGCCGCGTCTGCAGCCCCCTCGCGCTGCCGCACGACGTCCCGCCGTCCGAGCGCCAGGACGTCGTGGTGCTGGTCGCCGCCCACCGCACCGGCGTGCCCGAGGCGGTGCTGGCGGTGGCCTCCGCGCGCCAGGTGGTCGTCGTCGGCGACCCGGGGGGCCTGCCGCCCGCGCCCGTCGCCCCGCGCCCGGGCACCACCGCCGTCAGCAGCCGCGACAGCGTCTTCTCGGCCCTGGCCGGCGTCCTGCCCACCCTCGAGCTGGACCACCAGCACCGCATGCCCGCGCAGCTGGCCGAGCTCGCGCGCCTGGTGCCGGGGGCCCGCACCGGCTCCAGCGCCGTGCCCGCCGCCCCCGGGTCGGCCGCCGCGCGCCTGGACCTCGTCGCCGAGCCGACCGGGCGGCCCGACGAGGAGGGCGTCGTCGAGAGCCCCGAGGGGGAGGTGGCGCGCGTCGTCGAGCTCGTCACCGAGCACGCGCGCACCCGCCCGTCGGAGTCCCTCGCCGTGATCGCGCTCACCCGCCCGCACGCGCGGCGGATCGCCGACGCCCTGCGGGCCGTGCTGCCCGAGCGGCCCGACCTGGCCCGCTACCTCAGTGGCGCCGACGCCGGCCAGCGCGGCCTGCGGCCCCCGGAGCCCTTCGTCGTCACCGACGTCGAGCGCTGCGCGGACACCGTGCGCGACGCCGTCGTCGTCAGCGTCGGCTTCGGCATCACCCCCCTCGGGCGGTTCGTGCACCGCCTCGGCCCCCTCGACGAGCCCGAGGGGCACCGGCGGCTGGCGGTCGCGCTGACCCGCGCGCGCCTGCGCCTGACCGTGGTCAGCTGCGTGGCGGGCTCGGCCCTGGACGAGGGGCGGCTGCGCTCGGACGGCGGCCTGGCGCTGCGCCGGGTGCTGCTCGCCCTGGAGGCCGCCGACGCCGCGGCGCGCGCCGGCGCCGAGCGCGCGCGGGCCGGCGGCTCCGACGTCCACCCCCTCGCGGCGGAGGCCGCCGACCCGCTGCTGGCGCGGCTCGCGCAGCGCCTGTCGGCGCGGGGCCTGCGCGCGCGCCCCGGCGCGTCGGTGCCCGACCTCGTCGTCCAGCCCGGCCGCGGCGAGTCGCCCGCGGTCGCGGTGATCACCGACCTGCCGGACGCGCCCGACGACGCCGACCCCGGCGCGGGCGGCGACCTGCTGCACCGCGAGCTGCTGCTGCCCGAGGAGCTGGCCCGCTTCGGCTGGCGCACCGTGCGGCTGGGGGCCGTGGACCTGTTCGCCGATCCGGACGCCGCGGCCCGGCGCGTGCAGCGCGAGCTCGAGGCGGTGCGTCCGTCCTCGCCCGCCTCCGGGCCCGTCGTCCCCGACGAGGCGCTGCTCGCGCCGCCGGGCGACGGCGCCGCGGCTGCCGAGCAGGAGCCCGGCGCGCCGGTGCCCGCAGGCGCGGAGGAGCCGGACGACGCGGGCGGGGGTCCGCTCGAGCCGGGCCCGGACGGTGCGGATCCCGGTGACGCGGGCCCGGACCGGCTGGGCTCGACCGGGCACGGCCAGGACGCCCACGGCCAGGACGGGCACGGCCAGGACGGGCACGGCCAGGACGGCGGGGGAGCGGCCGCCTCGGGGCAGGTCGACCTCACGGTGGGCTCGGCCGACGCGCGCCCCTCGCGGGAGTCCGTGCGGTGA
- a CDS encoding potassium/proton antiporter produces the protein MGVDALDAGILIGAAVLLAAVVAVRVSVGTGTPSLLLYLALGVALGEDGLGIEFRDYELTVVLGYCALVLILAEGGLTTRWSTVRGAMAPAAVLATAGSAVSVLVVAAATHWLLGTPWTLALLLGAVVASTDAAAVFSVLRRLPLPPRLTGLLEAESGVNDAPVVIAVVALSEALAGEPQHPWWALGLLALVELAGGAALGGLVGWLGVRLVRWMALPSSGLYPVAVLALCALAYGAGTQLHLSGFIAVYLAALVLGNADLPHRQAVRGFAEGVGWLAQIGLFVLLGLLLAPSQLPEVLVPALLVGGVLLLVARPLSVLVSVSWFRIPLREQALLSWGGLRGAVPIVLATVPAAVGVPGSGNLVELVFVLVVVFTLVQAPTLPWVARRLGLAGTESRELAVEASPLGAIGADVLQVRIGPGSRLHGLEVFELRLPQGADVALVVRDGRARVPEPRTVLRHGDDLLIVAVEEVRAAAEARLHDLDRGGRLATWSAPGDRAPGRAAPGQPPQRQR, from the coding sequence ATGGGTGTCGACGCGCTGGACGCCGGCATCCTCATCGGCGCGGCGGTGCTGCTCGCGGCCGTGGTGGCGGTGCGGGTCTCCGTCGGCACCGGGACCCCGTCCCTGCTGCTCTACCTGGCCCTGGGCGTCGCGCTCGGCGAGGACGGCCTCGGCATCGAGTTCCGCGACTACGAGCTGACGGTGGTGCTCGGCTACTGCGCGCTGGTGCTCATCCTCGCCGAGGGCGGCCTGACCACCCGCTGGTCGACCGTGCGCGGGGCCATGGCCCCGGCCGCCGTGCTCGCCACCGCCGGCTCGGCGGTCTCCGTGCTCGTCGTCGCCGCCGCGACGCACTGGCTGCTGGGGACGCCGTGGACCCTCGCGCTGCTCCTGGGCGCCGTAGTCGCCTCCACCGACGCCGCCGCCGTCTTCTCGGTGCTGCGCCGCCTGCCCCTGCCGCCGCGCCTGACGGGACTGCTCGAGGCGGAGTCCGGCGTCAACGACGCGCCCGTCGTCATCGCCGTCGTCGCCCTCAGCGAGGCCCTGGCGGGCGAGCCGCAGCACCCGTGGTGGGCGCTCGGCCTGCTCGCGCTCGTCGAGCTCGCCGGCGGCGCGGCGCTCGGCGGCCTCGTGGGCTGGCTCGGGGTGCGGCTGGTGCGCTGGATGGCGCTGCCGTCGTCCGGCCTGTACCCCGTCGCGGTGCTCGCGCTGTGCGCCCTCGCGTACGGCGCGGGCACGCAGCTGCACCTGTCGGGGTTCATCGCCGTCTACCTGGCGGCCCTCGTGCTCGGCAACGCCGACCTGCCGCACCGCCAGGCCGTGCGCGGGTTCGCCGAGGGGGTCGGGTGGCTGGCGCAGATCGGGCTGTTCGTGCTGCTGGGGCTGCTGCTGGCGCCGTCGCAGCTGCCGGAGGTGCTGGTCCCGGCGCTCCTGGTCGGCGGCGTGCTGCTGCTGGTCGCCCGGCCGCTGTCGGTGCTGGTCTCGGTGTCGTGGTTCCGGATCCCGCTGCGCGAGCAGGCGCTGCTGTCGTGGGGCGGGCTGCGCGGGGCGGTGCCGATCGTGCTGGCCACCGTGCCCGCGGCGGTCGGCGTGCCGGGCAGCGGGAACCTCGTCGAGCTCGTCTTCGTCCTCGTCGTCGTCTTCACGCTCGTGCAGGCGCCGACGCTGCCGTGGGTGGCGCGCCGGCTGGGGCTGGCGGGCACCGAGAGCCGCGAGCTGGCCGTGGAGGCCTCCCCGCTGGGCGCCATCGGCGCCGACGTGCTGCAGGTGCGGATCGGGCCGGGATCGCGCCTGCACGGCCTGGAGGTCTTCGAGCTGCGGCTGCCGCAGGGCGCGGACGTCGCGCTCGTGGTGCGCGACGGGCGGGCGCGCGTGCCGGAGCCGCGCACGGTGCTGCGCCACGGCGACGACCTGCTGATCGTGGCCGTGGAGGAGGTGCGCGCCGCCGCGGAGGCGCGCCTGCACGACCTGGACCGCGGCGGGCGGCTGGCGACGTGGTCCGCGCCCGGCGACCGCGCCCCGGGCCGTGCGGCGCCGGGGCAGCCGCCGCAGCGGCAGCGGTAG
- a CDS encoding RcpC/CpaB family pilus assembly protein, protein MRTIGAAPPAAPVRAGPGAASRLRRALRRRRRLLAAVLLAAAAGTGVAALQPAPPPSAQVLTAARDLPAGHRLAEGDLRPVALPPEAVPDGALSPAAATGGLLASPVRRGEPVTDARLAGPSLLRGAADGELAVPVAVDGPLPAGLVRLGDRVAVLAGPGADALAGASPEGGEVLVRSARVLLVEGGEGSGSLLAPAAGAGGAVAVLALDPAQAARVAGAAGARPLQLALLPPPPALAS, encoded by the coding sequence GTGAGGACCATCGGCGCCGCCCCGCCCGCTGCACCGGTGCGCGCCGGGCCCGGTGCGGCGTCCCGGCTGCGCCGCGCCCTGCGGCGCCGGCGCCGCCTGCTGGCCGCCGTCCTGCTCGCGGCCGCCGCCGGCACGGGGGTCGCCGCGCTGCAGCCCGCACCGCCGCCGTCGGCGCAGGTGCTCACCGCGGCGCGCGACCTGCCGGCCGGGCACCGCCTGGCCGAGGGCGACCTGCGGCCCGTGGCCCTGCCGCCGGAGGCGGTGCCGGACGGCGCGCTGTCGCCCGCTGCGGCCACCGGCGGCCTGCTCGCCTCGCCGGTGCGCCGCGGGGAGCCCGTCACCGACGCCCGCCTGGCCGGCCCGAGCCTGCTGCGCGGCGCGGCGGACGGCGAGCTGGCCGTGCCCGTGGCCGTGGACGGCCCCCTGCCCGCCGGCCTCGTGCGCCTCGGCGACCGCGTGGCCGTGCTGGCCGGCCCGGGCGCGGACGCGCTCGCCGGCGCCTCACCCGAGGGCGGCGAGGTGCTGGTGCGCAGCGCCCGCGTGCTGCTCGTGGAGGGCGGCGAGGGCAGCGGCTCGCTGCTGGCTCCGGCGGCCGGTGCGGGCGGCGCCGTCGCCGTCCTCGCGCTCGACCCCGCCCAGGCCGCCCGCGTGGCCGGTGCGGCCGGTGCACGGCCCCTGCAGCTCGCCCTCCTGCCGCCCCCGCCTGCCCTAGCCTCCTGA
- a CDS encoding SpoIIE family protein phosphatase produces the protein MRSAVLHQLPWYVIVYEGPEHRAAALNAEFLQVLGGFNPVGMRAADFLGGSEDQGIIGIFDRAYVGEQALFHRMRLGVATPHGHQQEIVLDFEVSPFRDRHGAIVGVVGVGRDVTATVRQQEADAAAAAELGRRYRRATDVIEEVQRALLPTRLPVLPSVEVAASYVVGGEEQAAGGDWYDVLPRPSGVVAAVVGDVVGHGVGASAVMAQLRAVALERLHAGASPADVVRALDRFVEVVPEARSATICVLHLRPGERSLEYCTAGHSPPLVIDGDGDRGSRYLDPVPAPPLGEDAERTTSTAVLSPGELVLLYTDGIIERPGTSAMAGTAELAQVAAAAAADRLMPVFTLPAAVDRVTVQTLERLTRVTGSTDDITLLALQPTAPLPDLHLAAETTRADIPRVRAEVRRWLGAERVAEHALDRLDEIVTELVDNAVEHAYADAGPSTHTGDGSGHVAVDAHLDERGVVTLTVTDRGRWRPPPQPTTGRGLGLAIVQHLTDRMQLDHTPEGTTVTVRFQPWKISHGAGPQAPRTAREVFDAFTEHRADRSILTVRGPVDASNILELDAELSLGVTPGAPPLTVDLEQVTVLSSAALHAIRRRLDQARLAGVDTHLASSPGTVAQQVFALVGIDTHSQRA, from the coding sequence GTGCGCTCTGCGGTTCTGCACCAGCTGCCCTGGTACGTGATCGTCTACGAGGGTCCCGAGCACCGGGCTGCGGCCCTCAACGCCGAGTTCCTCCAAGTCTTGGGCGGGTTCAACCCCGTCGGCATGCGCGCCGCGGACTTCCTCGGCGGCAGCGAGGACCAGGGGATCATCGGCATCTTCGACCGCGCCTACGTGGGCGAGCAGGCGCTGTTCCACCGGATGCGCCTGGGCGTGGCCACGCCGCACGGGCACCAGCAGGAGATCGTCCTGGACTTCGAGGTCAGCCCGTTCCGGGACCGGCACGGTGCGATCGTCGGCGTCGTCGGCGTCGGCCGTGACGTCACGGCCACCGTCCGCCAGCAGGAGGCCGACGCCGCGGCGGCGGCCGAGCTGGGCCGGCGGTACCGGCGCGCCACCGACGTGATCGAGGAGGTGCAGCGCGCGCTGTTGCCGACCCGGCTGCCGGTGCTGCCCTCCGTGGAGGTGGCGGCCAGCTATGTCGTCGGCGGAGAGGAGCAGGCCGCCGGCGGGGACTGGTACGACGTCCTGCCCCGCCCGAGCGGAGTGGTGGCCGCGGTGGTGGGTGACGTCGTCGGGCACGGGGTGGGCGCCTCGGCGGTGATGGCGCAGCTGCGCGCTGTGGCCCTGGAGCGCCTGCACGCAGGGGCGAGCCCGGCCGACGTCGTCCGCGCACTCGACCGCTTCGTCGAGGTCGTGCCCGAGGCCCGCTCTGCGACGATCTGCGTGCTCCACTTGCGCCCCGGTGAGCGGTCCCTCGAGTACTGCACCGCCGGGCACTCACCACCACTCGTCATCGACGGTGACGGCGACAGGGGCAGCCGGTACCTCGACCCCGTCCCCGCCCCGCCGCTCGGGGAGGACGCCGAGCGCACCACCTCCACCGCCGTGCTATCACCCGGGGAACTCGTGCTGCTCTACACCGACGGGATCATCGAGCGGCCCGGGACCAGCGCGATGGCCGGCACGGCCGAGCTCGCCCAGGTCGCCGCCGCGGCCGCCGCTGACCGGCTCATGCCGGTGTTCACGCTGCCCGCGGCGGTCGACCGGGTGACGGTGCAGACCCTGGAGCGTCTGACCCGCGTCACCGGGTCGACGGACGACATCACCCTCCTCGCCCTGCAGCCCACCGCACCGCTGCCGGACCTGCACCTGGCCGCTGAGACCACCCGAGCCGACATCCCCCGGGTCCGCGCGGAGGTGCGCCGATGGCTGGGCGCCGAGCGGGTCGCCGAGCACGCCCTCGACCGGCTCGACGAGATCGTCACCGAGCTGGTCGACAACGCCGTCGAGCACGCTTACGCCGACGCCGGCCCGAGCACCCACACCGGCGATGGCTCCGGTCACGTCGCCGTCGACGCCCACCTCGACGAGCGCGGGGTGGTCACCTTGACGGTCACTGACCGGGGACGCTGGCGCCCCCCGCCGCAGCCCACCACCGGCCGCGGGCTCGGGCTCGCCATCGTCCAGCACCTCACCGACCGCATGCAGCTCGACCACACCCCCGAGGGCACCACCGTCACCGTCCGGTTCCAGCCGTGGAAGATCTCTCACGGGGCCGGCCCACAAGCCCCCCGCACCGCTCGCGAAGTCTTCGACGCCTTCACCGAACACCGCGCCGATCGCTCCATCCTCACCGTCCGCGGACCGGTCGACGCGTCCAACATCCTCGAGCTCGACGCCGAACTCTCCCTCGGTGTCACCCCCGGCGCCCCACCCCTGACCGTGGACCTCGAGCAGGTCACCGTGCTTTCCAGCGCCGCCTTGCACGCCATCCGCCGCCGGCTCGATCAGGCCCGCCTCGCCGGCGTCGACACCCACCTCGCCAGCAGCCCCGGCACCGTGGCCCAGCAGGTCTTCGCCCTCGTCGGCATCGACACCCACAGCCAGCGGGCGTAG
- a CDS encoding 5-formyltetrahydrofolate cyclo-ligase yields the protein MGAAPSPGQPGASAEKARLRASVRAARRRRTPQQRERDARALARTAAAAPQVAALPAGAVVAAYDSRPTEPGTRPLRAALRARGLRVLLPVVPAAPGPLAWVEDTGPDGPPDGPLGVPAGLAAAALVLLPALAVDAAGARLGQGGGHYDRALAALAGAPARPLLVAVVHDEELLARGAVPREAHDVLVDAVLTPLRWHRLPPTP from the coding sequence GTGGGAGCCGCGCCGTCCCCCGGGCAGCCGGGTGCCTCCGCCGAGAAGGCGCGCCTGCGCGCGAGCGTGCGCGCGGCGCGGCGCCGGCGCACCCCGCAGCAGCGCGAGCGGGACGCGCGGGCGCTGGCCCGCACGGCCGCCGCGGCGCCGCAGGTCGCCGCCCTGCCCGCGGGCGCCGTGGTGGCCGCCTACGACTCCCGCCCGACCGAGCCGGGCACGCGCCCGCTGCGGGCGGCGCTGCGGGCGCGCGGGCTGCGGGTGCTGCTGCCGGTGGTGCCCGCCGCGCCCGGGCCGCTGGCCTGGGTCGAGGACACCGGGCCCGACGGCCCGCCCGACGGCCCGCTCGGTGTGCCGGCGGGCCTCGCCGCGGCGGCGCTGGTGCTGCTGCCCGCGCTCGCCGTGGACGCCGCCGGCGCGCGGCTGGGCCAGGGCGGCGGCCACTACGACCGCGCGCTGGCCGCCCTCGCCGGTGCCCCGGCGCGCCCGCTGCTGGTCGCCGTCGTCCACGACGAGGAGCTGCTGGCCCGCGGCGCGGTGCCGCGCGAGGCCCACGACGTCCTCGTCGACGCGGTGCTCACGCCGCTGCGGTGGCACCGGCTGCCCCCCACCCCGTGA
- a CDS encoding GAF and ANTAR domain-containing protein produces the protein MAEDEPTPSGRSTAGPEPMRGHRLSTEEPPDATSSGDGGGERSLTEPSRAWAELARIPLSDLTLTQVMQRVAELARATIPGADDVSVTLIKDGRPASVAFTGDLAVHLDERQYERGFGPCTDAATAGTLISIADVGDDDRYPDYNRAAARAGVRSSLSVGMPVPQRTVGGMNLYSRTAGVFDDAAVEAAQVFVDYAAVALINADLLDSSTRLARQMEQAMVNRATIEQAKGILIAHFRVSPDEAFTHLARQSQHANRKLHDIAAEIVRNAGRGQAPAR, from the coding sequence ATGGCCGAAGACGAGCCCACCCCATCGGGACGCAGCACCGCAGGTCCGGAGCCCATGCGGGGGCACCGACTCAGCACGGAGGAGCCCCCCGACGCCACCTCCTCCGGCGACGGGGGCGGTGAGCGATCGCTGACGGAGCCATCCCGAGCCTGGGCGGAACTCGCCCGGATCCCGCTGAGCGACCTGACCCTCACCCAAGTCATGCAGCGCGTCGCGGAGCTGGCCCGGGCCACCATTCCCGGCGCCGATGACGTCTCCGTCACCCTCATCAAGGACGGCAGGCCCGCCAGCGTGGCCTTCACCGGTGACCTCGCCGTGCACCTCGACGAGCGCCAGTACGAGCGCGGCTTCGGCCCGTGCACCGATGCCGCCACCGCCGGCACGCTGATCAGCATCGCCGACGTGGGCGACGACGACCGCTACCCCGACTACAACCGTGCCGCCGCCAGGGCCGGGGTCCGCTCCTCCCTGTCGGTGGGCATGCCCGTGCCCCAGCGCACCGTCGGCGGCATGAACCTCTACAGCCGCACCGCAGGCGTCTTCGACGACGCCGCGGTCGAAGCCGCGCAGGTCTTCGTCGACTACGCCGCCGTCGCCCTGATCAACGCGGACCTGCTCGACTCCTCCACGCGACTGGCCCGCCAGATGGAACAGGCCATGGTCAACCGCGCCACCATCGAGCAGGCCAAAGGCATCCTCATCGCCCACTTCCGCGTCAGCCCGGACGAGGCGTTCACCCATCTCGCACGCCAGTCCCAGCACGCCAACCGAAAGCTCCACGACATCGCCGCCGAGATCGTGCGAAACGCCGGGCGCGGCCAGGCACCGGCCCGCTAG
- the mscL gene encoding large conductance mechanosensitive channel protein MscL: MARNALSGFKDFILRGNVVDLAVAVVVGAAFTAVVDAIAVDFFGSLLAAVSGVQDGELQRVGIPTGVVGSDGRPTVLSVGPFLAALLQFLIVSAVLYFLVLRPTNRLLQRRARGEEPEPVATPEDVALLREIRDLLRAQQADGAGSGASSAAPRPPA; the protein is encoded by the coding sequence GTGGCCAGGAACGCCCTGAGCGGCTTCAAGGACTTCATCCTGCGCGGCAACGTCGTCGACCTGGCCGTCGCCGTGGTCGTCGGCGCCGCCTTCACCGCCGTGGTCGACGCGATCGCCGTCGACTTCTTCGGCAGCCTGCTGGCGGCCGTCAGCGGGGTCCAGGACGGCGAGCTGCAGCGCGTCGGCATCCCGACCGGGGTGGTCGGCTCCGACGGGCGGCCGACGGTGCTGTCCGTCGGGCCGTTCCTCGCAGCCCTCCTGCAGTTCCTCATCGTCTCCGCGGTGCTCTACTTCCTCGTCCTGCGACCGACGAACCGGCTCCTGCAGCGCCGCGCCCGCGGGGAGGAGCCGGAACCGGTGGCGACCCCGGAGGACGTCGCGCTGCTGCGCGAGATCCGCGACCTGCTGCGCGCCCAGCAGGCCGACGGCGCCGGCTCGGGTGCCAGCTCAGCCGCCCCGCGCCCGCCGGCCTGA